The DNA region TTATTTCGCCAGCGAATAGCATTTTCGATGGCCTTGCTCGACCTTATTTCCCGGATGATCAGAGCCGGGTGATCACCCGGGGCAGCCAAAATATCGTGCTCGCTGACCATTCCAACTACTGCGGATTTCGAAGTGCCGTCTTCCGTTATGACCAAATGATGAATCTTTCGCTGCACCATCTGTATCAAGTACGCTGCATGAGATTGATCGGGTCCCAGCGTCATCACGGGTAAGCTCATGATGCCATCGACCTCAGAGTTCAATGGAACCTCTCCAGTAGCAACTTTCACCCTTAAGTCTCGATCCGTCACGATCCCAACCGGCCGGTCTTCGCCATCCACGACTACGAAACTGCCAACACCCCGCTGACTCATCTGAACGGCCGCTTCCTGAATACTCGTTTCTACACGTCCCCGTAGCACGTCCTTTCGGACATCGGCAAGCGTGATCGAACCCAAGCCCTGTTGACTTGGTCCCTTTCGGGACGATGCGAAATCCGCGGCAAAGTACATCGCAACCCTGGCGTTTTGCTCCAGTATCCTTTTCCCGAAACGAGCGGTATGTAGTACACGATTCCCTCCTCAAGTACCGTGGCACTCGCTCGGAATGTATCGTTGGCCAATAGAGGCCGAATACCGAACAAGTCGCCCTCATCGAAAACATCGATCAACTCTTCGCCGTCCTTCAAATCGACGGCTCCTGATCGAACCATGAAAAAATGGTCACCGGGCTTCATTCCTTTTTCAAAAACTACTTGTCCGGGTCGAACATAGGTGACTTCGGTGCGTGTGGCTAAATAAAGTCGCTCCTCCTCCGACATTCGATCGAAGGGAGGAAACACTTATAGAAGTCCGCTACCCTTTGTACAATCGCATTAGAGGGCACCTTCTTTGATGATTTCAACTACATCCGGATCGAGCAAGGTAGACGTATCGCCCAAATTAGACGTATCGCCTCCGGCAACCTTCCGCAATATCCGACGCATGATCTTGCCCGATCGAGTCTTAGGTAATCCGGGAACGAACTGGATCTTCTCCGGCTTGGCGATCTTTCCGATCTCCTCTACCACAGTTTCAACGATCTCCGCTCTCAACACCTCGGGATTCTTTACTTCGTCCTTGGTGATCACATAAGCGTAAATACTCTGTCCCTTGATCGGGTGCGGATATCCGACAACTGCGCTCTCCGCTACCTTGTCGTTGGCATTGATCGCATTCTCAATTTCGGCCGTACCGAAACGGTGTCCCGACACATTGATCACGTCATCTACCCTACCGATAATGCGGTAGAGCCCATTCTCATCGCGCTTGGCACCATCTCCGGTGAAATAGTATCCGTCATAGTGAGAGAAATAAGTTACTCTACAACGCTCATGGTCCCCATATGTCGTCCTCAACATAGAAGGCCACGGATGCTTAACGCATAAATACCCTTCGACTTCGTTCTCCTCGATCTCATTTCCGTCCGAATCGAGCAATACAGGTTGTATGCCCGGCAACGGATAACCAGCGTGAGACGGTTTCATGGGTGAATGAGCTCCCAGTCCCGAGATCATGATTCCGCCCGTTTCAGTCTGCCACCATGTATCTACGATCGGGCAACGCTCCTTACCCACGTAAATGTGGTACCACTCCCACGCCTCTTCATTGATCGGTTCTCCGACACTACCCAGCACCTTCAGCGAATAAAGTCCATAAGAAAGTACGTGGTCTTCACCGTGAGCCATCAATGCCCGAATCGCCGTCGGCGCCGTGTAAAATTGATTGACTCCATGCTTATCACAGACCTGCCAAAATCGTCCGGGAGAAGGGTAGGTCGGCACCCCTTCGAACATGACCGTTGTGGCTCCGTTCAAGAGTGGACCATAAACGATATACGTATGCCCGGTGATCCAGCCCACATCGGCCGTACACCAGTACACATCGGATTCCTGATACTGAAACACGTTAGAGAAACTATAACCCGCGTAGACCATGTATCCACCACAGGTGTGCACTACGCCTTTTGGCTTACCCGTTGACCCACTGGTATACAAAATGAAAAGCATGTCCTCGGCATCCATTTCCTCGGCCCGACACTCCTTATCGGCTGCTTCCAACTCAGGGTAGAGCCAAAAATCGCGTCCCTCTTTCATTTTCACGGACCACTGGGTACGCTCTGCAACCAGAACCGTCTCAACCGACGGGCAGTTCTGAAGCGCTTCGTCGACCACGGCCTTCACCGGAATCTCCTTTGCACCTCTGTACAATCCGTCCGAAGTCAACACCATCTTGCATTGCGCATCATTGATCCGATCGGCCAATGAATGGGCCGAAAATCCGGCAAATACCACGCTGTGAATAGCTCCGATTCGCGCACACGCTAATGTAGCCACAGCTAAATCGGGGATCATAGGCATATAGATCGCAATGCGGTCACCCTTCTGAATTCCATGGTTCTTAAGCACATTGGCAAACTGGTTCACCCGCTCATAAAGCTCTCGATACGTCCAACGAATGAATCGCTCCTTGGGATCATTTGGCTCCCAAATTATGGCGAGCTTGTTCCCTCGGTCCTTCAGGTGACGATCCAGGCAATTCTCGGTGATATTCAACTTCGCATTCAAGAACCACTTCACGTCCGGTTTCGAAAAGTCCGACTCAAAGGTCTTATCCCACTTTTTCCGCCATGAAAATTCTTCTGCTATTGAATCCCAGAACGCCGAGGGGTCTTGTACACTAAGCTCGTATTTTTCTTTATACTCCTTAAAAGATTTTATCTGCAGATCCATGGTATTAATATTTAATGCGAGAAGTTATTAAAAACCATGCTTCTTAAACATAAAAGCCCCGCCGATTGGCGGGGCTCCTTTAAAAATATTTCGAATTCCTTACTCAGCAACGACTTCAAAAGAAACTGTAGTGCGGACTTCGCGGTGAAGGCGAATTGCCGCTTCGTAAGGCCCAAGTGCTTTAACCAATCCACCGTTGATCAAAATGTACTTACGATCGATATCGTGTCCCATTTCGCTCAATTTAGCAGAAAGGTCAGATGCTGTAACAGAACCAAAGAGTTTAGTTCCGCCTTTAGCTACTTTCGCTTTGATGGTGATCTCAGCTGCGCTCAGTGCTTCAGCAGTTTTATTGGCGTCTTCGATCAACTTCGCTTCTTTGTGAGCGCGTTGACGCAAAGTTTCTTCGAGCATTTTGATGGCCGAAGGAGTTGCCATGATACCCATTCCTTGTGGAATGAGGAAGTTACGAGCGTAACCGGGTTTAACCGTTACGATATCGTCTTTGAACCCCAGGTTCTCAACGTCTTGTTTCAGAATGATCTCCATGGTGTTCCTTATTTGAGCATATCACCCACGTATGGCATCAAGGCCAAGTGACGGGCACGCTTGATGGCTGTGGCGACTTTGCGTTGATACTTCAGTGAGGTACCGGTTAGACGGCGAGGTAAGATCTTACCTTGCTCGTTCACCAACTTCAAAAGGAAATCCGGGTTCTTGTAGTCGATGAATTTAATGCCTGCCTTTTTAAAACGACAGTACTTCTCTTTTTTACCGGTGTCGATACTAAGAGGTGTCAAGTAACGAATGTCTCCTTGGCCTCCACCCTTAGACTGGGCTTCTTTCATCAATCCTTCTGCCATGATTAAGCCTCCTGTTTTTTGTTAGACAAACGCTTACGACGACTTTCGGCGTACTCTACATGGTACTTGTCCATGCGAACGGTCAAGAAACGCATGATGCGCTCATCACGGCGCAATTCGGTTTCAAAACCATCGATCAAGCTCCCAGGAGCCTTGAATTCGAAGAGGTGATAAAAACCACTCTTCTTTTTTTGAATAGGGTAAGCCAACTTGCGCAGCCCCCAGTCTTCCTTGGATACAAACTCAGCACCTCCGGCCTTGAGTAAATCCTGGAATTTGTTTACCGTCTCCTTTATCTGATCTTCAGATAAAACGGGATGTAAGATGAAGACGGTCTCATACTGATTCGACATCTCAGAATCGTTTAGTTGATAATCAATGAATTAACTATTCCGTAAAAACGGACGGCAAAGATAAGGAATACACCAAGAATCAGCAACACTAGAACAGCTCTTTATATTCTGTTCATAACTCCTTTTATCCTCGGGCGCCCAAAACGGCACAGCCTTCTATATTTGCCTTATGGAGAATTTCATCGTTTCGGCCAGGAAGTACCGTCCACAGGACTTCGAGAGTGTGGTGGGGCAACGCTCCATCACCCATACACTCCAGAACGCGATCAAGAGCGACCATCTAGCTCAGGCCTTGCTTTTTTGTGGGCCGCGAGGTGTGGGAAAAACGACCTGCGCTCGAATCTTGGCCAAAGCGATCAACCTCGACGATGCAAATGTAGCGTTGACGGGAGGCGATGACGACTTTTCGTTCAATATTTTTGAATTGGATGCGGCGTCGAATAACTCGGTTGACGATATCCGAAATTTGATCGATCAAGTGCGCTTTGCCCCACCGAAGGGACGATATAAGGTGTACATCATCGACGAGGTGCATATGTTGAGTCAGGCCGCATTCAACGCCTTCCTGAAAACCCTCGAGGAACCACCGGCCCACGCCATCTTTATTTTGGCGACTACTGAAAAGCACAAGATCATACCCACTATACTATCTCGTTGTCAAATTTTTGATTTTAATCGAATCGGAGTTGAAGACATTGTGGGGCACCTTCAATATGTGGCCGAGCAAGAAGGTGTGAGTGCAGAACAAGACGCGCTACATATCATTGCCCAAAAGGCGGACGGAGCCATGCGTGACGCACTTTCGATCTTCGATCGCATGGTGAGTTTCTCGGGAAATACGCTCTCCTACGAGGCCGTGATCGACAACCTGAATATCCTCGACTACGAGTACTACTTTAAATTGGTAGAACATTTGGTCGGGCAAGACATTCAGTCGAGCCTGCTCTTATTTGACGAAGTCTTGAAAATAGGT from Flavobacteriales bacterium includes:
- a CDS encoding cyclic nucleotide-binding domain-containing protein, with the translated sequence MFPPFDRMSEEERLYLATRTEVTYVRPGQVVFEKGMKPGDHFFMVRSGAVDLKDGEELIDVFDEGDLFGIRPLLANDTFRASATVLEEGIVYYIPLVSGKGYWSKTPGLRCTLPRISHRPERDQVNRAWVRSRLPMSERTCYGDV
- the rplI gene encoding 50S ribosomal protein L9 — protein: MEIILKQDVENLGFKDDIVTVKPGYARNFLIPQGMGIMATPSAIKMLEETLRQRAHKEAKLIEDANKTAEALSAAEITIKAKVAKGGTKLFGSVTASDLSAKLSEMGHDIDRKYILINGGLVKALGPYEAAIRLHREVRTTVSFEVVAE
- a CDS encoding 30S ribosomal protein S6, with the translated sequence MSNQYETVFILHPVLSEDQIKETVNKFQDLLKAGGAEFVSKEDWGLRKLAYPIQKKKSGFYHLFEFKAPGSLIDGFETELRRDERIMRFLTVRMDKYHVEYAESRRKRLSNKKQEA
- the acs gene encoding acetate--CoA ligase, whose amino-acid sequence is MDLQIKSFKEYKEKYELSVQDPSAFWDSIAEEFSWRKKWDKTFESDFSKPDVKWFLNAKLNITENCLDRHLKDRGNKLAIIWEPNDPKERFIRWTYRELYERVNQFANVLKNHGIQKGDRIAIYMPMIPDLAVATLACARIGAIHSVVFAGFSAHSLADRINDAQCKMVLTSDGLYRGAKEIPVKAVVDEALQNCPSVETVLVAERTQWSVKMKEGRDFWLYPELEAADKECRAEEMDAEDMLFILYTSGSTGKPKGVVHTCGGYMVYAGYSFSNVFQYQESDVYWCTADVGWITGHTYIVYGPLLNGATTVMFEGVPTYPSPGRFWQVCDKHGVNQFYTAPTAIRALMAHGEDHVLSYGLYSLKVLGSVGEPINEEAWEWYHIYVGKERCPIVDTWWQTETGGIMISGLGAHSPMKPSHAGYPLPGIQPVLLDSDGNEIEENEVEGYLCVKHPWPSMLRTTYGDHERCRVTYFSHYDGYYFTGDGAKRDENGLYRIIGRVDDVINVSGHRFGTAEIENAINANDKVAESAVVGYPHPIKGQSIYAYVITKDEVKNPEVLRAEIVETVVEEIGKIAKPEKIQFVPGLPKTRSGKIMRRILRKVAGGDTSNLGDTSTLLDPDVVEIIKEGAL
- the rpsR gene encoding 30S ribosomal protein S18 — encoded protein: MKEAQSKGGGQGDIRYLTPLSIDTGKKEKYCRFKKAGIKFIDYKNPDFLLKLVNEQGKILPRRLTGTSLKYQRKVATAIKRARHLALMPYVGDMLK
- a CDS encoding CBS domain-containing protein, which produces MGSITLADVRKDVLRGRVETSIQEAAVQMSQRGVGSFVVVDGEDRPVGIVTDRDLRVKVATGEVPLNSEVDGIMSLPVMTLGPDQSHAAYLIQMVQRKIHHLVITEDGTSKSAVVGMVSEHDILAAPGDHPALIIREIRSSKAIENAIRWRNNGDRLIQRYLEQEV